The following coding sequences lie in one Methylotuvimicrobium alcaliphilum 20Z genomic window:
- a CDS encoding DedA family protein — METLIALIQAHIEHAHFIIFGSLLLAGLNIPVSEDAMLFISGVLARQYPDQLPYLFAAVYLGAYGSDLICYSLGRFVGPKILHIRFFAKMVPPKRVEMIHAYYESHGIATLILGRFIPFGVRNGLFLCAGLGKMSFIKFALADLLACTISTIVFFSLYYHYGKAVVVYVMQANIVVFIIAAIMGGYLFFHVKKRRSKR; from the coding sequence ATGGAAACGCTGATTGCTCTCATTCAAGCTCATATTGAACACGCTCATTTTATTATTTTCGGATCGCTGCTGTTGGCGGGCCTCAATATTCCGGTATCCGAGGATGCAATGCTGTTTATTTCGGGGGTGTTGGCAAGACAATACCCGGATCAATTGCCTTATTTATTTGCCGCGGTTTATCTAGGTGCTTACGGTTCGGATTTGATCTGCTATAGTTTGGGGCGATTCGTCGGGCCTAAAATATTACATATTCGTTTTTTTGCTAAAATGGTGCCGCCGAAAAGAGTCGAAATGATTCACGCATATTACGAAAGTCACGGTATTGCAACGCTGATACTAGGTCGCTTTATTCCTTTCGGGGTTAGAAACGGGCTGTTTTTGTGCGCGGGGCTAGGCAAGATGAGTTTTATCAAATTTGCATTAGCGGACTTATTGGCTTGTACGATTTCGACGATTGTTTTTTTCTCGCTGTATTATCATTACGGTAAAGCCGTCGTGGTGTATGTCATGCAAGCGAATATCGTGGTATTTATCATCGCGGCAATCATGGGAGGGTATTTGTTTTTTCATGTCAAAAAAAGGCGTAGTAAGCGGTGA
- a CDS encoding HDOD domain-containing protein: MKKQDAEIKGEPRSLEDWTAVLRDREMPVFSDTVQSINYIIEDEKKGAMELAPVILQDPNLTAKLLKLSNSIYYNPSRKQMVTVSRAIVILGIEVIRELTLACSLFEAILSPNNRRRANEEIAKAIHAAVQAKALAIAAKDPSPEEVFIAALLKNIGSIAFWCFCGAQGDRIQALLKNGLSNEAAEKQVLGFKLADLDISLCKTWNLKGLIEAAIKKSTRDVDPRVKFVRIGCEVVEALREGVGTQNYYACVEKIEAMTGLSKEAIEASLRKNTDIAANIACHFGATEASNFIQHNVRQNSEANASAQNVDRKVLQFQILQDITTILSGRIDINLLLETVLEGIQRGIGMDRTIFALLTKDKNALLEKVALGWRKDSYLQKIRFELSQSPPNLFFQAITSHEGYWVNPKENESLYSASDVKTIGKQPCLLMAVCSGDKPIGLIYCDRAYSNFELTEDDLKAFKHFVQQANIGLSLYRMQAR, encoded by the coding sequence ATGAAAAAACAGGATGCTGAAATTAAAGGCGAGCCTCGATCGCTTGAGGATTGGACAGCAGTATTGCGCGATCGGGAAATGCCGGTATTTTCAGATACCGTGCAGAGTATCAACTACATCATAGAAGACGAAAAGAAAGGCGCGATGGAACTTGCCCCTGTGATACTTCAAGATCCAAATTTAACGGCAAAACTATTAAAGCTAAGCAACAGTATCTATTACAACCCTTCGCGAAAACAGATGGTGACCGTATCTCGAGCTATTGTGATTCTCGGTATCGAGGTCATTCGAGAGCTGACACTGGCTTGCTCGCTTTTTGAAGCGATTTTGTCGCCGAACAACAGGCGCCGCGCCAATGAAGAAATCGCCAAGGCTATTCATGCGGCGGTTCAAGCCAAGGCTTTGGCGATCGCGGCGAAAGATCCTTCGCCCGAAGAGGTTTTTATCGCGGCGTTGCTCAAAAATATAGGAAGCATAGCCTTTTGGTGTTTTTGCGGAGCACAGGGCGATAGAATTCAGGCTTTGCTGAAAAACGGCCTAAGCAACGAAGCAGCCGAGAAGCAAGTGCTGGGTTTCAAGCTGGCTGATTTGGATATTTCATTGTGCAAGACTTGGAATTTAAAAGGCTTAATCGAAGCGGCTATTAAAAAAAGCACCAGGGACGTCGATCCGCGGGTTAAATTCGTTCGCATCGGCTGCGAAGTCGTCGAAGCGTTACGAGAAGGAGTCGGTACGCAAAATTATTACGCCTGTGTCGAAAAAATCGAGGCAATGACCGGACTGTCGAAAGAAGCGATTGAGGCGAGTCTCCGTAAAAATACCGACATTGCGGCAAATATCGCTTGTCATTTCGGCGCAACGGAGGCTTCGAATTTTATTCAGCATAATGTTCGACAAAATTCCGAAGCGAATGCGTCGGCGCAAAATGTGGATCGAAAAGTCTTGCAATTTCAAATTTTGCAAGATATTACCACAATATTGAGCGGAAGAATCGATATCAACCTGTTGCTTGAAACCGTATTGGAGGGTATTCAACGCGGAATCGGCATGGATCGAACCATTTTCGCTCTTTTGACAAAAGATAAAAATGCATTGTTGGAGAAAGTGGCTTTGGGTTGGCGTAAGGATAGTTATTTACAAAAGATTCGCTTTGAGCTTAGTCAATCTCCGCCTAATTTGTTTTTTCAAGCGATTACAAGTCACGAGGGTTATTGGGTAAACCCGAAAGAAAACGAATCTTTGTATAGCGCAAGCGATGTTAAGACGATCGGTAAACAGCCTTGTTTATTGATGGCTGTTTGTTCAGGAGATAAACCTATCGGCCTAATTTATTGCGATCGCGCCTACAGCAATTTCGAATTGACCGAGGATGATCTCAAGGCGTTTAAGCATTTTGTTCAACAGGCCAATATCGGTCTATCTCTCTACCGTATGCAAGCGAGGTAA